The nucleotide sequence TTGAAAAGAATGGTCCATCCTATTTTTCTCAACTGATTAGATCTTCTTGATGTTAATTGTAGTCACAGACACTATAATTGAAGTATACTTTTATATGGTGGTAATTTGTTCGTCCTGGGGTTAGTTCCATTTCATTGGGTTAAGCTAACTTGTCGCATTGCAGTCTTGTAGACGGGATAAACCAATGCATATGGTTCTTAGGCACTTTGTGTTTTCCCTTCGCATCCATGTTTTTTCAGAGATATAAACTTTTAATGCCCATTTCGATCTGAGAATGCAACACTTGGTTTTTTTTTTGTGAGCTACGGACTTTGCCGATTTGAGAAATGTTCAAGCAAGATTGGTGATCCTACGCACAAGTTCCATGCCTTCATCTCTACTTGTTGGTGCTGATTGTTTTTCTAAATTATGGAAGATTAAGGACCTGCAAGGTGCAGCTCAATAGTTGGTTGTAAAGGACCTCCTTCATGGGGCTGTGATGTATGCAATGGACGCGGCTATTCTGCACCCGTTTGAACATTAAAATcgttttaaatagaaaaaaatcaaaacaaaattgTGGTGGAAGATGCTAATGTGCATGATGCCTGTGCAAATTttggtgattttttttctttttttgccatGAGCTCCTCGAAAATCcaaacaccccaaaaattttggaCGAACATCTCACATTGAGCATCTAGCTTCACAAAAaaaggatttttttttattttctgcttttttattttattttaccgtTCAATGGGTGTAGATGAGCGCAGACACCGAATTGAATTATCCGTATGTAaagtcctttttcttcttcacataatTAGCGTACTATATCACCATTGATCTATGCTTTGTTTCTAGTAGGAGAAAGAAGACTGGAAGTGGATGAAGGCCATGTTTGTTTCAGCTTCAGCAACTTCGGTTGGCTTGGAACCACGTTAGGACTcgcttcactggcaaagctgattCACAGTATCAACAGTATCAACTTTACTGCTGAAGTAAACATGGCAAAGCAGATTCCAAATAGGTTTTTGTTTCAGCTTCTGATTTTTCCTAATAGAATTAGCTGCCGAAAGCTAAAACAAACAGGGCCGAAGTCTCCAACGATCAGTATGAAGCCTATGTAATCAGAGATCCTGGAACTTTGAATTGCAGTAGAGGGCGAGCAATCACCGGGCACCACGTTGAAATGAACAATGTCATATTCCGTCATCATATATAGATAGTTAGAAGGAAAATCTGACATGTTTCCTGTCCAACTTTCATGTAATTATTGTGTAACAAAGAAAGGGTGGAAGCAAAGTAAACATCATCGATTTCAGTTATAACATTTCAACCAAAGTACACACCTCCAGAGTATGCAAAATGAAGTATGCCAAATGCGCAGACATAAAAGATGGATGCAAGGGGACACTCTATTTATCTTTTACAGGAATATATTGAAAAATACAACATCAGATGAATAGTATGTGAAATATATTAATAAATTATGAAGGATAACGAAGAATTGTACGAGCAGATCCCTCTCAACATCTAGTGTTTTCAAGTGTAACAGAAAATAGCATGTATTTTTCCAAAGGATAATATAACAAAGCTACAACTGAGGCACACCAATTCTAACAAAGCTGCAGCATTTCAATGTAGGACCAATAGAAACTGGAGTCGTTAGTCCTGAAGTGTAACAGTAATTTCTGAAGCGAATTGAGGCTATCATAATATCTCGGAAACCTGCATTGCAAATATTTTCAGTTTAGACCACAAGAGCTCACTATATTACTACCAAAACAGATTTTAAGTGTTAAGAAGAGTTTATTTACATGTATTGGCATCTCTGCAATGACGAATCCACTGGTTTCTTCCAGAGACTTTAGAAGAGCTACCTCACCACCAACCACCATATTAATCACGATTCCGTCTGCACAATCATAGTACAGCAACTACATCAGCACTTCCAAAAAGCGGATCAATTGATATTTTTTTTAAAGTTACCTGTTGCCAAGCATGCTGATACACGTCTTAAGTAAGCCTCCTGAAAAATTCAGACACAAACATCAGGTAAGACAAAATGATCTACAAATTAGAACCGATGGTGCATAATGAAACAGCATGATTGCATGATAGCACTGAAAGGTAAAATTGACCATGAAAAGCTAAGGGTATTTGGGCCACAGAAGTCCTGAAGGTAAAATatcatgaaaaattatgaatgcgcACCTTCTTTGTAGGCAATTCATAGTTTATCAGCACACGAGACATAAGGGGAGCCTCTCCCATCGCCGCCGAAGGCAAGCAAGCATCTGTTACAACTGTAATATTTAGCTTCAAGATCACCCTTTCAGGCTTGGGACTTTCGCCAATAGAAGTATCTTCAATCTGATTTCGCTGTATTGCTGCCCGACGGGATTTCTCAAGAACAGATGCACGCTCAGCTTCATCTTGATCGCTGTACTGTGTACACAAATCCACAGATTGATATTATTAACTGGCGAAATTAGTTCATAGCAAGGACCATAAACAATCAAGAGAACCTGAAACAACGTTCATATCACTATAGCAGGGTAACAGAAAAGCAAGAAAGCCTGGAACCATTGGATACAGAAAAATATCTGCAATTGCACAATCATAATTCCTAGATGAAGGTGTCAATATTATCAATGTTCTCTCTTGAAGAATTAAGCAATTAACAGTGCAAAT is from Triticum dicoccoides isolate Atlit2015 ecotype Zavitan unplaced genomic scaffold, WEW_v2.0 scaffold75091, whole genome shotgun sequence and encodes:
- the LOC119347741 gene encoding eukaryotic initiation factor 4A-I-like, which produces MTSPSSPAMTLSHPSSGRHFYLAVDRLQFKMRTLLELLGVVSDRHGSVPIAICVSSRDELDAVCAAVANLPFVSLSPLYSDQDEAERASVLEKSRRAAIQRNQIEDTSIGESPKPERVILKLNITVVTDACLPSAAMGEAPLMSRVLINYELPTKKEAYLRRVSACLATDGIVINMVVGGEVALLKSLEETSGFVIAEMPIHVSEIL